One window of the Candidatus Bathyarchaeum sp. genome contains the following:
- a CDS encoding LysE family transporter, whose protein sequence is MDLINFAATVIILTISGALAPGPLFFVTISHGTKSGAKSGLLFSISHTIIEFTLVMLLALGLLTVANEPTVRFAVGTIGGVALIVFGLLQIRSSLNEKKQTNPTNSSNKNLLLIGLALTGLNPYFIIWWLTIGANLILISLELAGLLGVVFMYICHVWVDYAWLTLVAGFAKKGAKLLQQKWYRFMIAGFGAVLIYFGATFLVDALF, encoded by the coding sequence ATGGATCTAATTAACTTCGCAGCCACAGTAATCATCTTAACAATTTCAGGAGCCCTAGCCCCGGGACCACTATTTTTTGTAACCATATCACACGGAACAAAATCTGGAGCAAAAAGCGGATTACTGTTTTCAATATCTCATACAATAATCGAGTTTACTCTAGTTATGCTCCTAGCCTTAGGACTTCTAACCGTTGCAAATGAACCAACAGTGCGATTTGCAGTAGGAACCATCGGAGGAGTTGCCCTCATAGTTTTTGGTTTATTGCAAATACGTAGCTCATTAAATGAAAAGAAACAAACAAATCCAACAAATAGTTCCAACAAAAACTTGTTACTGATTGGTTTAGCCTTAACAGGATTGAATCCGTATTTCATAATCTGGTGGCTGACCATTGGAGCAAACCTAATTCTGATTTCGTTAGAGCTTGCAGGCTTACTAGGAGTGGTTTTTATGTATATATGCCACGTTTGGGTAGATTATGCATGGCTCACGTTGGTTGCGGGATTTGCCAAAAAAGGAGCCAAACTGTTACAACAAAAATGGTACAGGTTCATGATTGCGGGGTTTGGAGCAGTGTTAATCTATTTTGGTGCAACATTTTTAGTTGATGCCCTATTTTGA
- a CDS encoding 2-oxoacid:acceptor oxidoreductase subunit alpha: MIRNKISMLVGGEAGAGISRSGLLFAKSCLRGGLCVFGANDYQSLIRGGHNFYTVRACEEEIYSQADKTDLLIALNKETVLLHKNELVSGAGIIYDKEEFSINPEDVESKDVKLYHVPLRKIAKELTGPQIMENTVALGAATALLDYDLTILNEVLQDTFKEKVAQQNMEAAKRGFNYVKENYGDNFGYKLEKTKLAGSKRIFLTGNEAIGLGALNAGCKFYAAYPMTPATTILHFLAPLDREYKMVVIQTESEIAAINMVTGASYAGVRAMTATSGGGFSLMAEAIGMAGMTETSPVIVLVQRPGPSTGLPTYSSQTDIRFAIHVSQGEFPRIVIAPGDVHECFYSTVEAFNLAEKFQMPVIIISDKYLSESNATAEQFDQNRIGIDRGQLITEQEYRQEEEYMRHRITETGVSVRAIPGIRGAIVRTNADEHNELGYTTEDPVLTKKMNDKRFRKMDELIKEMENYETVKLYGPKNADVTIVGWGSTKGPIREAMKIINKNGKCVNFLQIVYLCPFPTNKIEEQLKSAKMTIAVENNKTSQLSGLIQENLLMTVDHKILKYDGRPFDPEALAKQIMEVL, encoded by the coding sequence ATGATACGTAACAAAATTTCGATGCTAGTTGGTGGAGAAGCCGGAGCAGGAATAAGCCGTTCAGGTTTATTATTTGCAAAATCTTGCCTAAGAGGAGGATTGTGCGTTTTTGGTGCTAACGATTATCAATCCCTTATTCGAGGGGGGCACAACTTTTACACCGTCCGAGCTTGTGAAGAAGAAATCTACTCACAGGCAGACAAAACTGACCTTCTTATCGCCCTAAACAAAGAAACAGTTCTTTTGCACAAGAATGAACTAGTTTCTGGTGCAGGAATAATCTATGATAAAGAAGAATTCAGTATAAATCCAGAAGATGTGGAAAGCAAGGACGTGAAACTGTATCATGTACCTCTCAGAAAAATTGCTAAAGAACTCACAGGTCCACAGATAATGGAGAACACTGTTGCCTTAGGCGCTGCAACTGCTCTGTTGGATTACGATCTTACAATTTTAAATGAAGTATTGCAGGATACTTTCAAAGAAAAAGTTGCTCAACAAAACATGGAAGCAGCAAAACGCGGATTTAATTATGTTAAAGAAAATTATGGAGATAATTTTGGTTACAAGCTTGAAAAAACAAAATTAGCAGGAAGCAAAAGAATTTTTCTAACAGGAAACGAGGCCATTGGTCTTGGGGCTTTGAATGCTGGATGTAAATTTTATGCTGCATATCCGATGACTCCTGCTACTACTATTCTTCATTTTCTTGCGCCCTTGGACAGAGAATACAAAATGGTAGTAATCCAAACCGAGAGCGAAATCGCTGCAATAAACATGGTTACAGGGGCCTCGTACGCAGGAGTAAGGGCAATGACTGCAACATCAGGGGGAGGTTTTTCCCTAATGGCAGAAGCCATAGGAATGGCAGGTATGACAGAAACATCACCGGTTATAGTTTTGGTTCAACGGCCCGGACCCAGCACAGGACTGCCCACATATAGTTCCCAAACAGACATAAGATTTGCAATTCACGTATCCCAAGGAGAATTTCCAAGAATAGTAATTGCTCCCGGAGACGTACATGAATGCTTTTACAGCACAGTAGAAGCTTTCAATTTAGCAGAAAAGTTTCAGATGCCTGTGATTATTATTTCTGACAAGTATTTATCTGAAAGTAATGCAACCGCCGAACAGTTTGATCAAAACAGAATTGGGATCGATCGTGGGCAGCTAATAACAGAACAAGAATACAGACAAGAAGAAGAGTATATGCGACACAGAATTACCGAAACTGGAGTTTCAGTTAGAGCAATTCCAGGCATTAGAGGAGCAATTGTGCGAACCAATGCTGATGAACATAATGAGTTAGGTTATACTACAGAAGATCCTGTTTTGACAAAAAAGATGAACGATAAACGGTTTAGGAAAATGGATGAATTAATTAAGGAAATGGAAAACTACGAAACCGTCAAACTTTATGGCCCAAAAAATGCAGATGTAACTATTGTTGGGTGGGGATCCACTAAAGGTCCAATTAGAGAAGCAATGAAAATCATAAACAAAAATGGAAAGTGTGTTAACTTTTTGCAGATTGTGTATTTGTGTCCTTTTCCCACAAACAAAATTGAAGAACAACTGAAGTCTGCAAAAATGACGATTGCAGTTGAGAATAACAAGACTTCACAGTTGTCGGGACTAATTCAAGAAAATCTCCTAATGACTGTTGACCATAAAATTTTGAAATACGACGGTAGGCCTTTTGATCCGGAAGCTCTTGCCAAACAAATAATGGAGGTGCTTTAG
- a CDS encoding PH domain-containing protein, with protein MEKEMREKIIKPPLKKVTSGKIFKPSKAFLHKNIFQILFMFFIFCLVVVLCLVVGSFLGEIMEPEAIPNAIVHIEAWILPVSFWTIALNLIWTIPALIYAPFEYRNIEYSVKAETGETMPEIYVKRGVVTITRKHVPFRTITNISSKAGLFDRLFGIGSVQIETAGYSGSNQTGPEVQLDGIVFYEEVRDFILNELRNFKAPYVTGTEVVPRAEKPVPETEGLDDEILVTLREIRDLLKNR; from the coding sequence ATGGAAAAAGAAATGAGAGAAAAAATAATCAAACCCCCACTAAAGAAAGTAACTAGCGGAAAAATATTCAAACCTTCAAAAGCATTTCTGCACAAAAACATCTTTCAGATCTTGTTTATGTTTTTTATTTTCTGTCTAGTTGTAGTGCTTTGCTTAGTTGTCGGATCATTTCTGGGAGAAATAATGGAACCCGAAGCAATCCCAAATGCCATTGTTCACATCGAAGCATGGATTCTACCTGTTAGTTTTTGGACTATTGCCCTCAATTTGATATGGACTATACCTGCTTTGATTTATGCTCCATTTGAGTATAGAAACATCGAATACTCCGTCAAAGCCGAAACAGGAGAAACAATGCCCGAAATCTACGTAAAACGCGGCGTAGTAACAATAACCCGAAAACATGTGCCCTTCCGAACAATCACAAACATATCCAGCAAAGCCGGTCTATTTGATCGTTTGTTTGGTATTGGTTCTGTTCAAATTGAAACTGCAGGGTACTCAGGAAGCAACCAAACAGGACCCGAAGTCCAACTGGACGGTATTGTCTTCTACGAAGAAGTTCGAGACTTTATCCTAAATGAACTAAGAAACTTCAAAGCGCCATACGTAACTGGAACAGAAGTTGTCCCGCGAGCAGAAAAGCCCGTGCCCGAAACTGAAGGACTAGACGATGAAATACTGGTTACTTTGCGTGAAATTCGAGACTTGCTAAAAAATAGGTAA
- a CDS encoding winged helix-turn-helix domain-containing protein, with the protein MSDSGEETYSTMFASLKHPARRRILRMLAEKPKNFSRILDELGISSSHLTYHLENLGELVTKLDDGRYRLSSFGKAAVLTMKGVEEAPEVQPKSVFALPKQWQVVFGAMMIVIVVLAGFSYVQFSAVNDLSEKQAQLQNDFDQLSSDHDRLLSWGISTDSVINFLQDVIQLDMTKYNAELERHTVGYREDLGGTIEEHLTYRLTSFENELSIDFRFRNQVLSRYYLTVIEGTPIYSVPQSTNLIGFTQDLLQRYQNYAGGSYLDEMRNMLASVTQVENTEKIEDDLKLTITTEGNDAEIRWAKTTNGIDYQAKGVILTFDDGILESLTDGWLLFNVGSTEVNISEQEAIQLALEQAKEYSWIVDNVEITDFVVIEQPVSVNLWPHIRDEPLDLIPYWYVVFRLDKVYPGNVNSIGVGIWADTGKVSGYQTSYIG; encoded by the coding sequence ATGTCAGACTCAGGCGAAGAAACATATTCAACGATGTTCGCTTCCTTGAAACATCCTGCCCGCAGAAGAATTCTTCGAATGCTTGCCGAAAAACCAAAAAATTTCTCAAGAATTCTAGATGAATTAGGAATTTCAAGCTCACATCTTACTTATCATCTGGAAAACCTTGGAGAACTAGTAACCAAACTGGACGACGGACGATACCGCCTTTCCAGCTTCGGTAAAGCAGCAGTACTAACAATGAAAGGAGTGGAAGAAGCCCCCGAAGTTCAACCAAAAAGTGTTTTTGCGTTACCAAAGCAATGGCAAGTAGTTTTTGGCGCCATGATGATTGTTATTGTGGTTTTGGCAGGTTTTTCTTATGTACAGTTTTCGGCGGTAAATGATTTGTCTGAGAAACAAGCGCAATTACAAAATGATTTTGACCAGCTATCTAGTGACCATGACCGTTTATTGTCATGGGGAATATCCACTGATAGTGTTATTAACTTTTTACAGGACGTAATTCAGCTCGACATGACCAAATATAACGCAGAATTAGAACGACACACAGTTGGTTACCGAGAGGACTTAGGAGGAACAATTGAAGAGCATTTGACATATCGTCTTACATCCTTTGAAAATGAATTATCAATAGATTTTAGGTTTAGAAACCAGGTCCTGTCTCGTTACTATCTTACGGTAATTGAGGGAACTCCCATCTATTCTGTTCCTCAATCCACTAATTTGATTGGTTTTACTCAGGACCTTCTTCAAAGGTATCAAAACTATGCTGGCGGTTCCTATTTAGATGAGATGCGAAACATGTTAGCTTCAGTTACTCAAGTAGAAAACACAGAAAAAATTGAAGATGACCTAAAGCTCACCATAACAACTGAAGGAAATGACGCAGAAATCAGATGGGCAAAAACAACAAACGGTATAGATTATCAAGCCAAAGGAGTGATTCTTACTTTTGATGATGGAATATTAGAATCACTTACTGACGGTTGGTTGTTGTTTAATGTGGGTAGCACCGAAGTCAACATTTCAGAGCAAGAAGCAATCCAACTCGCCCTTGAACAAGCAAAGGAATACTCGTGGATAGTAGACAATGTGGAAATCACTGATTTTGTTGTAATTGAACAGCCCGTTTCAGTTAATCTGTGGCCCCACATCAGGGATGAACCCTTAGATTTGATTCCTTACTGGTATGTTGTTTTCCGGTTGGACAAAGTTTATCCAGGAAACGTTAACAGCATCGGAGTTGGGATATGGGCAGATACAGGAAAAGTTAGTGGTTACCAAACGTCATACATAGGATAA
- a CDS encoding putative metallopeptidase: MPLKYYEAPDVKKLADEIIQQLQFTHVVPEDVHCFRSEGSKSRRIIARIHGFGKIWQQALGLPPAYVIEVLSERYDKLSQEDKERTVLHELMHIPHGFKGGFRPHKGYVSRRQVENMYNEYKKRKQKLQDNP; this comes from the coding sequence TTGCCACTGAAGTACTACGAAGCGCCAGATGTCAAAAAACTGGCAGACGAAATCATTCAACAACTACAGTTCACCCATGTAGTTCCAGAAGACGTTCACTGTTTTCGCAGTGAAGGCTCAAAATCCAGACGCATAATTGCTAGGATTCATGGATTCGGAAAAATTTGGCAACAAGCCCTTGGGCTGCCTCCTGCATATGTTATTGAAGTTTTAAGCGAACGCTATGACAAACTAAGCCAAGAAGACAAAGAACGCACAGTACTTCACGAATTAATGCACATTCCCCATGGATTCAAAGGCGGGTTTAGACCTCACAAAGGATACGTCAGCAGAAGACAAGTCGAAAACATGTACAATGAATACAAAAAAAGAAAACAAAAACTTCAAGATAACCCTTGA
- a CDS encoding DNA-directed RNA polymerase yields MFKLVTVEDAIRIPPNKFGEDINNVGYDQLKMKYDGMVDEELGYVIAVTKISVNPCGKIIPGDGATFHKVQFSLLTFYPKIQEVIEGEVVEIAEFGAFVRIGPVDALLHVSQLMDDYISYDERQGVLMGKETQRKLQTGDKVRVRITAVSLGRSGGSGKIGVTARQPYLGKLEWIQQEIAKEEGTVEEATSGSEPAGE; encoded by the coding sequence GTGTTCAAACTAGTAACTGTGGAAGACGCGATTCGTATACCGCCAAACAAGTTTGGAGAAGACATAAACAACGTCGGTTACGACCAACTGAAAATGAAATATGACGGCATGGTAGACGAAGAATTAGGTTATGTAATAGCAGTCACAAAAATTAGTGTTAATCCGTGTGGAAAAATCATCCCCGGAGACGGCGCAACATTCCACAAGGTTCAATTTTCTTTGCTTACTTTCTACCCCAAAATCCAAGAAGTAATCGAGGGAGAAGTAGTAGAAATCGCAGAGTTCGGCGCCTTCGTTCGTATCGGACCTGTAGATGCCCTTTTGCACGTTTCTCAATTAATGGATGATTACATCTCTTATGATGAACGCCAAGGAGTACTGATGGGCAAAGAAACCCAAAGAAAACTCCAAACCGGCGACAAAGTGCGTGTTCGCATAACAGCAGTATCCTTGGGACGAAGTGGGGGTTCAGGAAAAATTGGTGTTACTGCCCGACAGCCCTACCTTGGAAAACTTGAGTGGATTCAACAAGAAATCGCAAAAGAAGAAGGTACAGTTGAAGAGGCTACAAGCGGGTCAGAACCAGCAGGAGAATAA
- the rps24e gene encoding 30S ribosomal protein S24e codes for MKIDITSKQQNNLMKRQEVAFCVDHSDIGGTPARAEVSKQLASLLKAKRELVYITNMQTKTGTMTTIGCANVYDSVEQAKSLEPKHIIARNAVPEKAEEPAKEESAPEESQEEE; via the coding sequence ATGAAGATTGATATCACCTCTAAACAGCAAAATAATCTGATGAAAAGGCAAGAAGTGGCATTTTGTGTTGACCACTCGGATATTGGTGGCACTCCAGCACGTGCTGAAGTAAGTAAGCAACTTGCATCATTATTGAAAGCAAAACGTGAATTAGTATACATTACAAACATGCAAACCAAAACAGGAACAATGACCACAATTGGATGTGCAAATGTTTACGATTCAGTTGAACAAGCCAAAAGTCTGGAACCAAAACACATAATTGCCCGAAATGCAGTTCCAGAAAAAGCTGAAGAACCAGCTAAAGAAGAATCAGCCCCTGAAGAATCTCAGGAGGAAGAATAA
- a CDS encoding YkgJ family cysteine cluster protein — MNNTLAILTLDTQNHSILGIQITQKQFKFKCKRNASLCCKLGGPILTENDINKIKLAGYSTDDFLELFKTNAEHLSGCLKTRTDGSCIFLNYDKTQNLHNCSIYNSRPSLCKLYPFTFELLESDRIALQLIPCCLGLNDPEGKVLDEKFVRKNLLEPLFDAIELSKTRQ; from the coding sequence ATGAACAACACCTTAGCAATCCTTACGTTGGACACACAAAACCACTCAATTCTAGGCATACAAATCACCCAAAAACAGTTCAAATTCAAATGCAAACGAAATGCAAGCCTTTGCTGCAAACTCGGAGGGCCAATCCTCACCGAAAACGACATCAACAAAATAAAACTTGCAGGATATTCAACTGATGATTTTCTTGAGCTCTTCAAAACTAATGCTGAACATTTGTCGGGCTGCCTCAAAACTAGAACAGATGGTTCATGCATATTTCTGAACTATGATAAAACCCAAAACTTACACAACTGCAGCATATACAATTCACGGCCATCCCTTTGTAAGCTTTATCCCTTTACTTTCGAACTGTTAGAATCTGACCGTATCGCTTTACAGCTGATTCCTTGTTGTTTAGGACTAAATGATCCTGAAGGAAAAGTTTTGGATGAAAAATTTGTTAGGAAAAATCTTTTAGAGCCGCTATTTGATGCAATTGAACTAAGCAAAACAAGGCAATAA
- a CDS encoding GTP-dependent dephospho-CoA kinase family protein yields the protein MNKLKEYVAKEKPSTIISVGDVVSQNLVESGISVDILIVDNKTMRKAIQPITAIAQRTLYTKNPAGTITDEAWDTIKEALRLKAKTKIIVEGEEDLLTLVTVLSAPEDTFVIYGQPKVGIVLVKVNDGSRKNMRRIVDLMPNSSKS from the coding sequence ATGAACAAACTTAAAGAATATGTAGCAAAAGAAAAACCCTCAACAATTATTTCTGTTGGCGATGTTGTTTCTCAAAACCTTGTTGAGTCAGGAATTTCTGTAGACATTTTAATTGTAGACAACAAAACTATGCGAAAAGCAATCCAACCCATAACTGCCATTGCTCAGCGGACTTTGTATACAAAAAATCCTGCGGGAACCATAACTGATGAAGCGTGGGATACAATCAAAGAAGCGTTACGACTCAAGGCAAAAACCAAGATAATTGTTGAAGGCGAAGAGGATTTGCTTACGTTGGTTACTGTTTTGTCCGCGCCCGAGGATACTTTTGTTATTTATGGACAGCCCAAAGTTGGGATTGTTTTGGTTAAAGTTAATGACGGAAGTAGGAAAAATATGCGTCGTATTGTTGATTTGATGCCTAATTCTTCGAAAAGCTAA
- the amrS gene encoding AmmeMemoRadiSam system radical SAM enzyme yields MKEAMFYEKSDDNHVNCSLCNHRCRNIGESQRGLCGVRENINGKLFSLVYARLVARSVDPIEKKPLFHFFPGSLSYSISTVGCNFRCDNCQNFDISQMPTEREVIIGRETPPEAVVLAAKQNGCKSIAYTYTEPTIFFEYALDVAKLAKKEGLENVFVTNGYITEEALREIAPYLDASNIDLKSFSDAFYHKTCGARLQPVLDCIKLHKKLGIWVELTTLIIPTLNDSEKELKQIAAFINDEVGPETPWHVSGFHPMYKLLDVASTPVETLQKARQIGLQTGLKYVYVGNVPGENGESTFCPKCGKNLIHRIGYCINENMIQDSSCPFCGAKIDGEFC; encoded by the coding sequence TTGAAAGAAGCAATGTTTTACGAAAAATCAGACGACAACCATGTTAACTGTAGCCTGTGCAATCACCGTTGCAGAAACATTGGCGAATCACAAAGAGGCCTTTGTGGGGTGCGAGAAAACATTAATGGTAAACTTTTCAGTTTAGTTTATGCACGACTTGTTGCCCGCTCAGTTGACCCTATTGAAAAAAAGCCCTTGTTTCATTTTTTCCCGGGGTCTTTGTCTTATTCCATTTCCACTGTTGGCTGCAATTTTCGTTGTGATAACTGCCAAAACTTTGACATATCTCAAATGCCCACAGAACGCGAAGTAATAATTGGACGGGAAACACCTCCAGAAGCTGTTGTTTTGGCGGCTAAACAAAACGGTTGCAAAAGCATAGCGTACACCTACACCGAGCCAACAATCTTTTTTGAGTATGCCTTGGATGTTGCAAAACTAGCAAAAAAAGAAGGCCTCGAGAATGTTTTCGTAACTAACGGATATATCACCGAAGAAGCCTTGCGTGAAATTGCTCCCTATTTGGATGCATCAAACATTGACTTGAAAAGTTTTAGTGACGCTTTTTATCATAAAACCTGTGGAGCGCGTTTGCAACCTGTTTTGGACTGTATTAAACTGCACAAAAAATTAGGAATTTGGGTTGAATTAACGACTTTGATTATCCCAACCTTGAATGATTCCGAAAAAGAGTTAAAACAGATTGCAGCATTCATCAACGATGAAGTAGGACCAGAAACTCCTTGGCATGTGAGTGGTTTTCATCCCATGTACAAGCTATTGGATGTCGCTTCTACACCTGTTGAGACCTTGCAAAAGGCTAGACAAATTGGGCTACAAACAGGTTTGAAGTATGTTTATGTGGGCAATGTTCCAGGCGAAAACGGGGAAAGCACGTTTTGTCCAAAATGTGGAAAAAACTTGATTCACCGGATTGGTTATTGCATTAACGAAAATATGATTCAGGATTCCAGTTGTCCATTTTGTGGAGCAAAAATTGATGGTGAATTTTGCTGA
- a CDS encoding translation initiation factor IF-2 subunit gamma, producing MASTDTPKRKKALALPKQPEVNIGTIGHVDHGKTTLVEAITGVWAAKHSEELRRGITIKLGYADAPIFKCPKCDEPQCYTSNTTCSNCGSDAEFVRAISFVDAPGHEALMATMLSGATVMDGALLIIAANEKCPQPQTREHLAAIELAGITNIIIVQNKIDIVDQKKAMESYKEIQDFVKGTVAEGKPIIPVSAQHMANVDAVLQAIEKFIPTPKRDPTKPPRMFVVRSFDVNKPGDTIDEIDGGVIGGSIFQGTFKVGDEVEIRPGIKVNKQGKTFYEPIFTQITSLSAGGKQVDEAQSGGLVGIGTYLDPSMTKADGLTGNMVGKPDLLPATRSEIAVGTHLLKRAIGTKELVEVSNIIKGEKLLLDVGTTITIGVVSSSKKDSAKLTLARPICAEDGARAAISRKIGGRWRLIGYGIIQS from the coding sequence ATGGCATCAACTGATACACCTAAACGCAAGAAAGCTTTGGCGTTACCTAAACAACCCGAGGTCAACATTGGCACTATTGGTCACGTAGACCATGGAAAAACCACTCTGGTTGAAGCAATAACAGGAGTATGGGCAGCAAAACACAGCGAAGAACTCCGACGAGGCATCACCATCAAACTAGGATATGCAGATGCCCCGATCTTCAAATGCCCGAAATGCGATGAACCCCAATGCTACACGTCAAACACTACTTGTTCCAATTGTGGCTCAGACGCAGAATTTGTAAGAGCCATTAGCTTTGTTGATGCCCCAGGACATGAAGCCCTCATGGCAACTATGCTTTCAGGAGCAACAGTCATGGACGGCGCATTACTAATAATCGCAGCCAACGAAAAATGTCCCCAACCCCAAACCAGAGAACACCTCGCAGCCATTGAACTGGCCGGAATAACAAACATCATTATCGTTCAAAACAAAATAGACATCGTAGACCAAAAAAAAGCCATGGAAAGCTACAAAGAAATACAAGACTTTGTAAAAGGCACAGTCGCAGAAGGAAAACCAATCATTCCTGTTTCTGCCCAGCACATGGCAAACGTTGATGCTGTTTTACAAGCAATAGAAAAATTCATACCAACACCCAAACGTGACCCAACCAAACCCCCAAGAATGTTTGTTGTGCGCTCCTTTGACGTTAACAAACCTGGAGACACAATCGACGAAATCGACGGCGGAGTAATTGGAGGGAGCATTTTCCAAGGAACATTCAAAGTAGGCGACGAAGTAGAAATCCGCCCAGGAATCAAGGTAAACAAACAAGGAAAAACATTCTACGAGCCAATCTTCACCCAGATCACAAGCTTAAGTGCAGGAGGAAAACAAGTCGACGAAGCCCAAAGCGGAGGATTAGTAGGAATAGGAACATACCTAGACCCTTCAATGACCAAAGCTGACGGTCTTACTGGAAACATGGTGGGAAAACCTGATTTGTTACCTGCTACACGGTCTGAGATTGCTGTGGGAACTCATCTTTTGAAGCGTGCCATTGGAACTAAAGAGCTAGTTGAAGTTTCTAACATAATCAAGGGTGAAAAACTGTTGTTGGATGTTGGAACCACTATCACTATTGGAGTTGTATCCTCCTCAAAGAAAGACAGCGCTAAACTTACCCTTGCCCGACCAATCTGTGCCGAAGACGGAGCAAGAGCAGCCATCAGCAGAAAAATTGGCGGGCGATGGCGCCTGATTGGGTATGGAATAATCCAAAGCTAG
- a CDS encoding 30S ribosomal protein S6e, with protein sequence MAKFKVIVSDPADGTSKAVELEGPQAVPLIGRKIGEELDGTALKLSGFKLKITGGSDKDGFPMRPNIHGGIRIGAILSEGVGFHATRKGDRKRKTLRGNVITDAIVQVNMKVTDKPKGKKLKEDAPAETEAEAAEQ encoded by the coding sequence TTGGCAAAATTCAAAGTAATTGTATCAGATCCAGCAGATGGAACATCCAAAGCAGTAGAATTAGAAGGACCACAAGCCGTTCCATTAATCGGAAGAAAAATTGGAGAAGAACTTGACGGAACCGCACTTAAACTGTCAGGATTCAAACTAAAAATCACTGGCGGCTCAGACAAAGATGGTTTCCCCATGCGACCAAACATTCATGGAGGAATTCGTATCGGTGCCATTCTAAGCGAGGGCGTAGGTTTTCATGCAACCCGCAAAGGCGACCGCAAACGCAAAACCCTTCGAGGCAATGTCATAACTGATGCAATCGTTCAAGTGAACATGAAAGTTACCGACAAGCCGAAGGGCAAAAAACTCAAAGAAGATGCTCCAGCAGAAACCGAAGCTGAAGCAGCCGAACAATAA
- a CDS encoding ferredoxin, producing MVKFRVEINHNACQGFGACVELCSDFDISDETGKSHMSDATKSEKGETKELTDLGCYEKAAKACPFNAIHIINLETNEKIL from the coding sequence ATGGTCAAATTTCGAGTGGAAATAAACCACAATGCTTGTCAGGGTTTTGGGGCGTGTGTAGAATTGTGTTCAGATTTTGATATTTCTGACGAAACTGGAAAATCCCACATGAGTGATGCAACAAAAAGCGAAAAGGGAGAAACAAAAGAGCTAACTGATCTAGGTTGTTACGAAAAAGCTGCAAAAGCTTGTCCCTTTAACGCCATTCATATTATCAATTTAGAAACTAACGAAAAAATCTTGTAA
- a CDS encoding thiamine pyrophosphate-dependent enzyme — protein MVSLNDLRTPKTNTWCPGCGNFGILMAFKKALIETGIEREDAVMVSGIGCHGKIVNYVNINGFHGIHGRVLPTAQGIKLANPDLTVIGFAGDSDQYNEGWGHFAHAVRANVDMTLIVHDNMVLGLTTGQATPTSQQGFKSKSTPFGVIPPMLNPIAHALVSDATFVARGYSGDMFHLKNLIVEAIKHRGFAFIDVFQPCVSFNYLNTYAWFSKRVYKLEDENHDVTDHKKALKKALEWGDKIPIGIFYKKERPIYSDSLSQVKDENLTKLSKQNIDITSAMKEMM, from the coding sequence TTGGTGTCTCTTAATGATTTAAGAACGCCCAAAACGAACACATGGTGTCCGGGATGCGGGAACTTTGGAATTTTAATGGCATTCAAAAAAGCTTTGATCGAAACAGGCATAGAACGTGAAGACGCAGTTATGGTTTCAGGAATCGGCTGCCACGGAAAAATTGTCAACTACGTAAACATTAATGGTTTTCATGGAATTCATGGCAGAGTTTTACCTACCGCACAGGGAATAAAACTTGCAAATCCAGACTTAACAGTAATCGGTTTTGCTGGAGACTCCGACCAATACAACGAAGGCTGGGGTCATTTTGCTCATGCAGTAAGAGCAAACGTGGATATGACTTTGATTGTCCACGATAACATGGTTTTGGGTTTAACCACGGGCCAAGCAACTCCAACAAGCCAACAAGGATTCAAATCCAAATCAACTCCCTTTGGCGTTATTCCACCGATGTTAAATCCGATAGCACACGCCTTAGTTAGTGACGCAACTTTTGTTGCCAGGGGATATTCAGGGGATATGTTCCATCTGAAAAACCTAATAGTAGAGGCAATTAAACACCGGGGCTTTGCCTTCATTGACGTGTTTCAACCTTGTGTGTCTTTTAATTATCTGAACACCTATGCTTGGTTTAGTAAACGAGTGTACAAGCTTGAAGACGAAAACCACGATGTAACAGACCATAAAAAGGCGTTAAAAAAAGCTTTAGAATGGGGCGATAAAATTCCCATTGGAATATTTTACAAAAAAGAACGGCCCATCTATAGTGACAGCCTTTCCCAGGTTAAAGATGAAAACTTGACAAAACTGTCCAAACAAAATATTGACATAACTTCAGCAATGAAAGAAATGATGTAA